TAGAGGTGGAGCAATAGTATGAAACACGGAAAGAAGTATCGAGAAGCAATTAAAAATGTTGACCGTGAGAAGCTCTATACATTTGATGAAGCAGCAGCTTTGGTAAAAGAGCTTGCTTTCGCTTCATTTGATGAGACTGTTGAGGTATCTGTTAAGCTGACCCTCAAGAAAAGCCAGAGTGTTCGTGACACGGTAGTCCTTCCCAATCAGTTTTCCGCCCAGAAGCGTATCCTTGTATTCGCTAAGGGAGAGAAGGCAGAAGAAGCTCGTGAAGCTGGTGCAGCCTATGTTGGCGACAATGACCTGATCGAGAAGATTCGTGGTGGTTGGATGGATTTCGATGTGGCAGTCGCCACTCCTGACATGATGAAGGACGTTGGTCGTCTTGGTCCGATTCTTGGTCGCCGAGGCTTGATGCCGAACCCCAAGACCCAGACTGTAACTTTTGACGTCAAGGGTGCTCTTGCTGAGCTTTCCCAAGGTCGTGTCGAGTTCCGTTCTGACAAGACAAACGTTGTCCACCTTCCCATCGGTAAGGTCTCCATGGATCCTGCTTTGGTAAGTGAAAACGCCAAATCTGTTGTCAAGGAAATCGTCCGTAAGAAGCCATCTGACGCAAAGGCTGACTTCGTGGTCAGTATCGCACTTTCCTCCACCATGGGTCCGGGAGTCCGGGTCAATGTGAAGGATATGTCGGCCACGGTGTAAGAGGAGAAGCATAGTATGGATCATAAAACTCGTATTACCCCTGCGAAGGAAGAGGCCGTCAAGGCTTTGAAAGATGAGTTCAGCCAGTACACCGGGTATATCTTCACCGATTACCGTGGTATGACTGTTGAACAGATCACCAAGCTTCGCAGAACTCTTATGGAAAAGGATGCAGCATTCCGTGTTGTAAAGAACCGGTTTGCAAAGATTGCACTCACAGACCTGGATAGAACTGCTGATGAGCAGCTTATTGGACCCACTGCTATCGCTCTGGTGAAAGGTGATGAGGCCAATGTTGTTGCCAAGGATCTGTTTGCGATCAAGAAAGAGGGTGCTTCCATTGAAGTGAAAGGCGCTCTTCTTGATGGTGAATTCTATAATGCCGAGCAGATTGAGGCTTTCAGCAAGCTCCCAACCAGATTGGAACTGATTGCATCCTTGATGGGAACCATGAAGGCTCCCGTGCAGAAGCTGGCAGCAACCTTGCTTGCCTATGTCGAGAACAATGGTGGCTCAGTAGAGTCTGCCAGCGAAGAGAACTAGACACAGTCTTAGTCTTCACAGGTAACCTGCTATGACTGTGTAGATAGAAAACTGTATAAGGAGAAGATAATATGGCTACTAAAGAAGAGATTTTGGAATCAATCGCAAGTATGTCCGTCATGGAGGTCGCTGACCTCATCAAGATGATGGAAGAGAAGTTCGGCGTCCAGGCTGCAGCTGCTGCTGTTGCTGCTGGTCCTGCAGCTGCTGCTGAAGCAGTTGAAGAGCCGACCGAATTCAACGTCATCCTCAAGGCTGCAGATCCTTCCAAGAAGATTGCTGCCATCAAGGAAGTCCGTGCTATCACCGGCCTCGGCCTGAAGGAAGCAAAGGAACTTGTTGAGGCTGGCGATAAGGTTGTCAAGGAAGCTGTCAGCAAGGCAGACGCAGATGCACTCAAGGAGAAGCTTGAGGCTACTGGCTGTACTGTTGAGGTCAAGCCCGTTGACTAATCTGAGCCTGGGGAGCCAGGCAACCCCTGGTTCCCAGCTCTTGTTCTTTGTAAGAGGGCTTTAGCCCGGTTCACCAAGCCACCGGATAGACACCGGTGGCCAACTGTGTCTTTGTTTTCCTTGTTATGCAAGGGATTATGTCTGTTTTTCTTTTGACTTTGGAGGGTACATGATGGTTGCCAACGGCAAATCCATAACACGCACGTACATCGGTTCTGAACTACATGAAGTCTGTGAACTTCCCAACTTGATTGGAGTCCAGCTCGATTCCTACGAGAGGTTCCTGCAGCTGGATCGCTGTCTGAAAGGACTGGCGCCAGATCCGTCGTACGGGCTGGAGGAAGTGTTCCAGTCAACATTCCCCATTGATAGTCCCAATGGCGAGATGCGTCTCGCTTACAAAGGGTATACAATCGACTATGACAACATCAAGTTCTCCCAAATGGAGTGCAAGAAGAAGGGTCGATCATATAGCGTACCCATCAAAGTCACGATCAGCCTCGAGTTCTCCAATGGAGAGATGAGAGAGAAGGAAATCTTCTTTGGGGATATCCCGCTGATGACCGATCGTGGCACATTTATTATCAACGGTGCAGAGCGCGTTGTGGTCAGTCAGATCCACCGTTCTCCCGGTGTCATTTTTTCCAACGAAAAAGATGTCTACTCTTCCAGGATCATTCCTTATAGAGGTTCTTGGCTGGAGTTTGAGATTGATGATAAGAAGCATCTCATCTATACCAAGATTGATCGTAAGAAGCGTATCCTCGGTACGCTCTTCCTGCGTGCAATTGGTTTGGATACTCGTGAGAAGATTCTTGAGCACTTCTACACAGGTGAAATGGTTGACCTGGTAGACGATGGTGATTTCAAGTCAAGCTTGGAGAATCGTTATCTTTACAAGGATGTATATGCAACAGTTGATGGAGCATCCAAGAAAGTGCTCCGAGCTGGTGATATGCTGCATGCCCACGAGATTGATGAACTACTTGAGCTGAAAGTAACTTCTGTAGAGTTGGTGAATCTCCGTGGAGAGGGTACGCTCCACAGCGATATGATTCTCAACTGTTTCGAGATCGAGGATGCCAAATATACCCGTGAAGGCTATGATGAACCGACCAAGGAAGATGTGCTTTCTCCAATTTTCTCAGTCTTGATGCCTGGTGAAATGATAGCCATTGAGCGTGCAGAGCGTGACCTTCCGGACATGTTCTTCTCAAGTCGTCGTTATGACCTTGGGTCTGTAGGCCGATATAAGTTCAACAAGAAGTTCGGAACTGGTAGTGAAGAGGAAGAAGAAATGGCTTCCACCGATCTGACCGTCCTTACTCCGCAGGATATCGTCAATACGATGGGATTCCTGATCAAGGTGTTCATCCGTGAGGAAAATGTCGATGACATTGACCACCTCGGCAATCGTCGTGTTCGCTCCGTTGGAGAGCTTTTGCAGAATGCCCTTAAGAGTGCGTTTGCCCGTATGGAACGTATTGCAAAGGAGCGCATGAATCTCGAGTCAGGTTCTGTAAAACCACAGGACCTTATCTCCATTAAGCCAATTATTGCAGCCATCAAGGAATTCTTCGGTAGTAGCCAGCTCTCCCAGTTCATGGACCAGGTTAACCCGCTTGCTGAGCTCACCCATAAGCGAAGGCTCAATGCATTGGGACCAGGTGGTTTGAGCCGTGACCGTGCTGGATTTGAGGTACGTGACGTTCACTACACCCATTATGGAAGAATTTGTCCTATTGAGACTCCTGAAGGACCAAACATCGGTCTTATTGTCTCATTGGCAAACTATACCCGTATCAATCAGCACGGATTCTTGGAATCTCCATACCGAAAGGTAGTCAACGGAGTCGTATCCAAGCAGTACCGTTATCTTGATGCAAATGATGAGGAGAAGTTCTTCATTGCCCAGGCGAATGCCAAGGTTGATGGAGATGGAAACTTCATCGACAAGGAAATTCCGGTTCGTCGTAGTGGGGATTACTCCACAAAGCCGGCAACCGATATCAAATACATTGACGTTTCTCCCAAGCAGGTACTCAGTGTTGCAGCATCCTTGATTCCATTCCTTGAGCACGATGACGCAAACCGTGCATT
This sequence is a window from uncultured Sphaerochaeta sp.. Protein-coding genes within it:
- the rplA gene encoding 50S ribosomal protein L1, with protein sequence MKHGKKYREAIKNVDREKLYTFDEAAALVKELAFASFDETVEVSVKLTLKKSQSVRDTVVLPNQFSAQKRILVFAKGEKAEEAREAGAAYVGDNDLIEKIRGGWMDFDVAVATPDMMKDVGRLGPILGRRGLMPNPKTQTVTFDVKGALAELSQGRVEFRSDKTNVVHLPIGKVSMDPALVSENAKSVVKEIVRKKPSDAKADFVVSIALSSTMGPGVRVNVKDMSATV
- the rpoB gene encoding DNA-directed RNA polymerase subunit beta; translation: MVANGKSITRTYIGSELHEVCELPNLIGVQLDSYERFLQLDRCLKGLAPDPSYGLEEVFQSTFPIDSPNGEMRLAYKGYTIDYDNIKFSQMECKKKGRSYSVPIKVTISLEFSNGEMREKEIFFGDIPLMTDRGTFIINGAERVVVSQIHRSPGVIFSNEKDVYSSRIIPYRGSWLEFEIDDKKHLIYTKIDRKKRILGTLFLRAIGLDTREKILEHFYTGEMVDLVDDGDFKSSLENRYLYKDVYATVDGASKKVLRAGDMLHAHEIDELLELKVTSVELVNLRGEGTLHSDMILNCFEIEDAKYTREGYDEPTKEDVLSPIFSVLMPGEMIAIERAERDLPDMFFSSRRYDLGSVGRYKFNKKFGTGSEEEEEMASTDLTVLTPQDIVNTMGFLIKVFIREENVDDIDHLGNRRVRSVGELLQNALKSAFARMERIAKERMNLESGSVKPQDLISIKPIIAAIKEFFGSSQLSQFMDQVNPLAELTHKRRLNALGPGGLSRDRAGFEVRDVHYTHYGRICPIETPEGPNIGLIVSLANYTRINQHGFLESPYRKVVNGVVSKQYRYLDANDEEKFFIAQANAKVDGDGNFIDKEIPVRRSGDYSTKPATDIKYIDVSPKQVLSVAASLIPFLEHDDANRALMGSNMQRQAVPLVFPETPRVGTGIEGKAAYDSGVLVKAKRAGTIAYVSAEKVVISVDDAEIEGEVDVYPIQKFQRTNQDTCFNQKPIVSFGQHVEAGAVLADGPATQEGELALGRNILVGFVPWHGYNYEDAVLISERVVKDDIFTSVHIKEFTTDIRETKLGPEKLTRDIPNTSEKMLEQLDEDGIVRIGTMVRPGSIMVGKVTPKSESDTTPEFKLLNSIFGEKAKEVRDTSLKVPHGTEGTVIDIQRLKRSNNDELPPGVEETVKVLIATKRKLRQGDKMAGRHGNKGVVSRILPEEDMPFMEDGTPLDVCLNPLGVPSRMNIGQLMETQLGWAAVKLGEWYSTPVFQSATMEQIEEKMRDAGLPENSKVKLYDGQTGVPFVNPVFCGYIYYLKLHHLVDDKMHARSTGPYSLVTQQPLGGKAQFGGQRLGEMEVWALEAYGAANTLQELLTIKSDDMNGRVKIYESIVKGEPASTAGMPEAFNVLVQEIRGLALDMSVYDSKGQQVPLTERDEELIAKQSKGSLN
- the rplJ gene encoding 50S ribosomal protein L10, producing the protein MDHKTRITPAKEEAVKALKDEFSQYTGYIFTDYRGMTVEQITKLRRTLMEKDAAFRVVKNRFAKIALTDLDRTADEQLIGPTAIALVKGDEANVVAKDLFAIKKEGASIEVKGALLDGEFYNAEQIEAFSKLPTRLELIASLMGTMKAPVQKLAATLLAYVENNGGSVESASEEN
- the rplL gene encoding 50S ribosomal protein L7/L12 → MATKEEILESIASMSVMEVADLIKMMEEKFGVQAAAAAVAAGPAAAAEAVEEPTEFNVILKAADPSKKIAAIKEVRAITGLGLKEAKELVEAGDKVVKEAVSKADADALKEKLEATGCTVEVKPVD